AGTTATAGCAGGTTGCTGCAGGCTGTGCTTATTTCTTTTTCTTCTTTGTGGGTCCGATCTGGCGCCTTACTTTATTGTTCTCATCAACCTCAATAATATAAATGTCCTTCACTGTACCGGAAAGAGTAAACCATTCACGCAGAGCATCAGCTTCAGTCATTGGTCCCAATATTCGTTTTCCCCTATAACATATAAAAAACACTCCTACTCCTTAGTGAGTTTGCGAAAATGCAATAATGCTCAAAACGATACTCATTAACTATTTTCAGTAAGTCTCATTATTTTATATTAATGCTAATTTATAGGAGATTCAATGTTGAGAGATTGTTCCTATTTAGTTCAAGTACGTTAATAAAACAAATCATAGGCATGAGGGATAAATTTGTATGTTAAAATTCACGCCCGGAGGGATTTTTTTGCATTGAATGAAGAGTTCAAACGTGTTCGTCCGCATATTGGAATCTGTTTATAGATCAATAGGTGCATAGCCCCATAAGGAGAGATAAACGGTTCCAGAAGAATGGAAATCAACGCTGCGCGAATTTGAGGTCATCAAAGAAGGTTATTGGAAGGTTGGGGGCACCTTAGACCGATGGTTTTCGTGGGTGTTTATTTTGCTCGTATGCCGTTATAAATTGCTTTGGCCAATCCTTTTGGGTTTTCCCCGTTAGCCTATTTGCACCGAGAATGATTACTGTAAAGGGATAGGGATATATGGATGAGATAGCATTAGTGGGGGAGAGTTCTCCACCCAAGATAACTAAAAAGAAAACTATAAAGAAAGAAGAAATAAAAGATATGGACATCCCTTCTGAAAAGATCAAATTTCATGACACAGTTTTCCTTACCCAAGAGCAATATAAAAAGCTCTGTGAAGAATTCGGGAAAACAACAGTAGATGACACGATAGAAGCTTTGGATGAATGGCAAAGCAATAAGAAGCTGAGCCAGCACAAGAAGGATCATAATAAGACGCTTCGAGTCTGGATCAAAAAGGATCAGAAAAAGCCCGCCTTTAAAACCAAAGATCAAAAGAAGCTAGAGGAAATGGAGCTACTGAAACAGTTCAGCCAAGGAGGAGGGATGCCACATGAACAATCAGGAGACCTCCAGCTTACTGGCGGTAATCAAAACGGCGTTTCCTGAGTTCGCAATTAGTAATGAAGTTATTCAGGTCTGGCACTTATTCCTTCAAGAGATTCCTTATGAAAGAGCACAGCGCAATTTGAGAGATCATATAGCCAAATCACGCTTTGCTCCACGAATAGCAGATGTGATCCGAGAGGATCTGCATCAGCCGTTGACCATTTACGAGATTCAGCGTCAGGAGCAAGAGCTGGCCACTTTAGAGTTGATGGAATATCACGCAACAGAAAATGTGAAACCAATGCCTGAACGTGTTGCAAAGCACCTTAAACAACTATTTTCCAAAACAAAGGTGAATGCCAATGAACCTTGAAGCTCAGCGTGCTGTGCTAGGGGCTCTGCTGAAAGATCCTGAGTTAATGGACGACTGTTATTTAAGCAAAGATGACTTCAGCGAAGAAGAGCATAACCGAAAGATATTCACTGTCCTGCAGTATGCGAAGGAGCATTTTAAAGAAGCTTCGAACCCTTTCGACATGGTGCTGATTGCAAATAAGTGGGGCAAGAACTTGCAGCAGATCGGTGGTATTTCTCATTTCGTCAAACTAAGAGAATCTGCTCCCCACGCTTCGAACTTTGCCTATTATCAAAAAGCAGTACGTGTCGATAGGGTACAGGCTGATTTGGTGGAGCTTGGTAAGCAGATCGCTACAAATGGTGGGGATGTAGCAGACATACAAGCCAAGATGGTTGAGCTTGCAGAGCTGCAACATGGAGGAGACGAAGATGGTCCTGTCCATGTGTTTTCCTTATTGGAAGGACACCCTCATACAGTCGCTTCTCGTGCCAGCATCAGTGGGATTACTGGAGCAAGGATGGCCTGTGAAGATATCAACCAGCTTAGCGGAGGTCACCAAAAAGGTGATTTAGAGGTGTGGGGGGCAAGACCCAGCATTGGTAAAACTCAATACGTCATGAACGATATTGATGCTGTGACGGCTGACGGATGGACCGCTGTAATGTTTTCCCTTGAAATGAGCTCCTTGAAAGTTGTAGAACGACTTGTATCTGCTGTCGGAGGGATCAAGAGTAAAAGGATTAAATCCGGAATGATGTCAGACAATGACTGGGATTCCTATAGCAAAGCGATCACTATCATCACGGGGCGAAGCTTGTACATCGATGACAAACACGGGGCTACAGTCGAATACATCC
The window above is part of the Paenibacillus sp. FSL K6-0276 genome. Proteins encoded here:
- a CDS encoding replicative helicase loader/inhibitor encodes the protein MNNQETSSLLAVIKTAFPEFAISNEVIQVWHLFLQEIPYERAQRNLRDHIAKSRFAPRIADVIREDLHQPLTIYEIQRQEQELATLELMEYHATENVKPMPERVAKHLKQLFSKTKVNANEP
- a CDS encoding DnaB-like helicase C-terminal domain-containing protein, whose translation is MNLEAQRAVLGALLKDPELMDDCYLSKDDFSEEEHNRKIFTVLQYAKEHFKEASNPFDMVLIANKWGKNLQQIGGISHFVKLRESAPHASNFAYYQKAVRVDRVQADLVELGKQIATNGGDVADIQAKMVELAELQHGGDEDGPVHVFSLLEGHPHTVASRASISGITGARMACEDINQLSGGHQKGDLEVWGARPSIGKTQYVMNDIDAVTADGWTAVMFSLEMSSLKVVERLVSAVGGIKSKRIKSGMMSDNDWDSYSKAITIITGRSLYIDDKHGATVEYIRRKVKALRKKHPNIIVYIDYLQFIETEQNFSKNTEKVGYITKELKGISKELDVCVVAISAVGRKCEERPDKRPMMSDLRESGNIESDADVVVFLYRDDYYNADTPKKGIVEFIVAKGRDIGTGTFEMAFLMDIGRFVNLTPDDKYKLAEKVKAHEQQRKNNR